The window GAGGAGTAGCAGCCGAGGAATAGCAGCCGGTACAGCGCTGCGGCAAGACCGCTaacgcagctccagctgacgccacaagaacaagatgCAAACGACTCAGGCCGTGAACCAGCTCACCTCACCTCGACTACAGAGGGCGACGCGTCGGAGCAGCTCCGCATGAACCCCTCAGTGCTGCGCAGTTGCCGGCTGAGATGCGCTCGCTAAGGGCCCTGCCTATCcactcccccctttttcttgaaCTGGCCATCTATCCATAATGTCTCTGTATATACCGAGCATTCTGCTCTCTTGGGTGGCTGGCTGTGCTGTCTCCATCCACTGCAGGCGGTGACGTTGATATGCAGGAATGGTCCTCTACGACGCTGCAACTTTCAGCTcctcgccaagctcttcCTACGCCGAGGCACAAACGCAGCAGCGAGCAGGATGCCCCATTGAGTTAGGCTATCCGTCCTTATCATGCCACTTCATCGTCGATaagcatctgcatctgcgaAAATGATCGCTGTCAACCGCCCACCTCACCTGGCCATGCCATTGTAGAATAAACAAACAAGGGACCAGCTCCCAGGAAACCACGGGCGTTGCAGACAAATGGCTTACACTAATCGCGACGCCTTCCATCAGAGTTTTGGCCCAGCACGAGAAGCCGTCTCTGCAGGCCTGCCGCCACTTATACCCTAGTAGTACGCAGTACTTGGATTATCAGTAAGGTACTGGTACCATGTTATCAAGTTGCGAGTTCAAAACTTGCCCATCCAGATACAGGTATCTACCCATCAAGGTCCaccatctccctcttcttttttaattcatCCCACACTGACATCCGTGTTAGTATCTTGCAGGAAATAAGACACCTTCCTTCTCGTGACCTCTCAACAGGTTTTATCCGTTGATATACGTAAAATTACCAAGCTACGGCTAATCTGTAAACCCTGCTTCGGCAAGTCTGAAGTCGCAAGgggttcctttttttttttttttttgctattgaCACTCCTACCTTGTCTTCGTACCGATACGCTGGTAGtcgaaaaaagagaaaaagaggagaaaagaataataTTGTGTGGCAATGGCGTCAGCTTTTCCAAAACCTCTCTCCCGTCAAGACAAGTTGTGTGTGTCACGGGGCTCTTTTCAACCTGGTCAAATTCCTTTATACGCAAGTAAGCCTACCTATTTCCGAACGGTTCTTCCCCTCAGGGATCGGATAATGAACAGCTCATcgcgagatggagaaattCAGGATACGATATCAATGCACACCTCACCTCTGTTGTAAAAACGCAGAGTCTTGTTCTCCTGGAAATATCCGTTTTGAGGCAACGGGACATCTCTCCTCAAACCTTTTCTTGGTCCAGCTGACATACGAACACGCATTCTTCTAAAACCCCAGTCACATCACCCCTCAAGCAGGGTAACATCATGAACCACTTGAATTGTGGCTAGGCAATCCGCCCTTAGGAAACAGCTGGTTCGGAGTTCGGAGAGGTCTTGTGATGGAAGGGACACACACCCCGGTGAGGCCACCGGGATTCCTTTATCTTTGGTGATGACTCCCCGTTCAGCCgttcatcgccagccaacCAAATCCGAGGATCCTCGTTGATACCGTCCGGTTCCCAATTCCCGCCCGGAGTCGGCCGCATCCTGTCAGATTTCCGCACAGACACTCACTATCCGGGGCACTAGTCAGTATTGTGCCAATGCATAAAGGCATGCCCATTGTTCAAGCATCAAAAGATATAGATAACGGCATCAGCAATCTGTCATCCTGGCCTAGGAGTCATACACCCGAAGATCCTCGCTAAACCTCTTCATCCCCGGATTCCGGATATTGAGGCTCCTAGGAAAGCTGGCAAGCGGGCGATCATGCTCCGCTCTTTTATGCACCCCGTTGCATTCCAGAAGCGTTGACTCTGCCCGCAGCAAGGAGGGGGGGTACCTCAACCCCTCTCCCGGGGCACGGACCGGAGCGcatcagcaaaagcaaagcgCGGCATAGGGCTCCGTACTATCAATATGTATTTCCTCCCGCCTTACCAAGCCTTGTATGAAGCGAACACCTCCTTGTTACAAGCCCGAAAAGGGCAATTCTCGCGCTGTacttcagcagcagaggtCAGCTTCTTCGGATCCGGGCATCGATCCCGGCATTTTGGCCATAGGAGTTGAAAGATGGCTCCATATCAAGTCAAGAACAGAGTCACACGATCTTTGATAATGAAACGAGAACAGTCATCGATTCGATATCAAAGAAAGCTGAGAATTTGTGTAGATTTATAATCACCTGAGATATCACTTTGCCGCAGCGGAGCTAGCAGAGTGGCAAGCGACGACTGCCCAGCAGGATATCACGACGAACAGAGATGCCCAATCTGCGAATCCAGAGATCCGCCTTTGGTGTATTTCTCCGCCTGGATAACATCTTCCTTTCAATGTTGTCACAGGTTCCCCCCGGTAGTATTCTCGGAATCCTTGTGTTCTCTTTTCACTTGGCCGAGAGAGAGGAGCCTCAAGTATCTTGCAAGTAAATCCAAATTAGTATAACTCCCTCATGCAAGGCCGTATTACCCTCCTATCCCGTATTACTCTCTTATTCACGGATTGTGTATAATAGTCAGCAATTATATAAGCGATAATTGACGACTGCCGGCGTAAGAGTCTGCATTCGGCAAGCGAGTGCATGGGTGTAAGAGCACTCTGACTTACcctcttctcagcctcaCAATTACTTTTGTTAAtcctgctttttttttccttgtccctTGCCGTCTCCTTCTGTAAGCCATATGTCATGCTCGCTCAACGCGAGCTACCAGCATGACTCGAAACAAGAAACGAGGTCAAAATACGAGATACAACAACGCACTAGCATGCGATCGATAGTAACACGAGCCACTCTTTGATAGATTCAGATAGCTTGCGGGGATGGCGCGCAGAGCCGAGTTCCAAGGGCACGCATAGGAAAGCGTGTTACTATTACCAGGTGGCCTGGTACAACAAGCCTCGCCGGTATGGGTACGAGAGCTAGCTGAAGGTGGTGGTGAGAAGCGAGCATAAATCAAGTCTAGCACTTCAAAGTAGTAATAAGATAAGCATCATCCCGGGGAGTCAGGAAGATTTTCCCTCCATCGCGCGCGGTAAGGGCGATTACGTAGTCTCTCGGAGACGAGGGACGGGACGGAGCGCTTTATTTGGAAACATTTGAGCGACGGCTCGCAACAAGACTATTGCAGCACTAGCTGTTGTCTATCAGTCGCGCTTGTGAAACTCTGAAACAAGGCGGCCGCCGGCAGTAAATAGGCGACTTGCTCGAGAACGGCTTCAATTTGTTGGGGTAACGATGTATTGCCAAAGAAGCATGAACGGTCTAACTGCCCGCCTGCGAGAGAAAATACGCCAAATCGTACAGACCAAGCCGCTTAAATCAAAGTGACAATACGGAAACTCCATGCTTCTTGCAAGCATGAAGACAGCCAAACAATGGTACACCATTCTGGGCAGTATTCCTATGTCTAGGGACGTCTTGCGTATGGTATCAACCTACACATGTAGGTAGTTCGATCTGGCCTCAGTAGACATTAAGCTTTCGGAGTTGACTTGCAGTGTCGGGTAAGTGAACGTATCTTCGACTGTCATACTCTGTATCCGAGACGATAATTTTGTAAAGCCGCCACTTCTTGACGTTTGAGCCATTTTCCTTGaatggtaaaaaaaaacgtcGAGGCAGACCAGCAATCCCGTGTGGCGGTACAAGCCGGCTGAGCCTTTCAACTTTAACCAATAATGTTGCGCTGGTGAGGAAACTTTGGGGGTTTAGCATCAAGTGAACACATTCGTGCATCGTTTAACTTCGCCTGATCTGGACCCAATTGGGGAGGGCGTGAGATGAGTAACCAAAGCCGGGGAATGAGTATATGCAGCATGGGTGAGTATGGTGCGGCTCAGGCCATGACAAGCATGTATTGGTCCAGTCGTGCATGAGGACGGTCGCTCATCTGGGCCACGTCAAATGCATGTCAGATTGTCGATGGATTAGTGATGCATTGAGACCTGATGATGAGTTTTACCACGGCGGCTCTCACCATCGAAATCCCACAAGGTTtatatccatccatcaaGGCCGGTCTGCGCATAATAAGTATACTAACTTTGAAAACGTTTGCCGATTAATTGTTTGCCGAGACATTGTCAGTAGTATCCCTCAATTGAATATCCCAGAAAGTTGCCTTATTGCGAGGCTTTCTTTACGTCCAATGTTCTGGTTGGACTGTTAAGAGCTTCAATCCTTCTCTTCAAGAAGTTCTCCAGTTATTTGAATCCTCCTCCTTTTACTGTGGCTGATTTTTCATGGTCGCTTTTTGTAGGGTTCCAATGCATTAGTGAATTCACTGGTTGTATCATCTGCCAGAGCGGTTCGTTAGGCCTGATCCTTCGTGATCCAACCAGGAAATTGGACAAGAGGCTAGATGATTTGAAAAAGTTGAACGGTGGCGTCAGGGGTAGATCTCCTGAATCAGGAGCGTCCAATCCAATTGTCAAGCACGGCTGGTATATGCGTGCAAAATCACCAGTGGTGTTGTATGTGCATAGACATTTTCTATATGATAGAGAGAGCTATGCATGATGTTTGGAACTGCCGAGACATTTCCGCATATTGCACACAAGGCAGGGTCGCACAAGATGCTGAATCTCTACCTACTCTGATTAGAAGGTCTAAGTCAGCATACGAGACAAAGACTGGGGTATCAGCCCCCGCAGGCAAGATACGTCGCCCACGTTGACCAACTATCTCAGATTTATCGGTAAACGGTTGTATGAGTTGGTTAGccttcccttttccttttgcagctTGAAGCAGAAGTGACGTCGTCTGTGGTGATCTGTAGCATCTAAAATGATTTGAGAAGACAGCAACGATGACGGCTAGCAGTAAACCTCTCAGAATAACGCAATTGGGGTCCATGTCTCCACACGGGTCTTTGCCGTAAATGCGTCTATGAGGCTCTAGAAGCAGTCAGCAGCAAAATCATTGTTAGGAGACGCTAAGAAATATATTGAGACAGATCATGGGGCCCGTATAGGCAGAGTCAGCAGCATAACACAAGAAGTACTAGATGATTGCAACCACTGCCGGGGTGGGACGGTAACGCTTAAATCCATTATTAGCATCTGCAGGTAATTTGATTATACACACAAGCTCCAGGGCAGCACGCTAGCACTCGTGTGCTGCTCAGCGTCTTGGATCTGCAAGAATCGCGGAATTATGGCGAAAGGGCGAAAATAGGACGGAACAGATGGTTCGATGGAGCAAGGAATCAATCTCTCCTGCTACCCACACTGAAAACGGCACTTCGGGATCCGGAGATCTGCTCTTACGGcggtggcgatggcggcgggaACCCTGGCGacagccgcagcggcagGTGGGCGGCATCCTCGCTAAAGTGAACTGGGGCTATGGTCAGCACCTTAGCCTCGTCTTGTTTTTGGGCTGTTGGGTGTGTTGCTCGCATATTTGGCGATGCGTTAGCAGTACGACTGACATGGCAACGTGAGGCGAAACGGGGGACGAACATGTGCATGCAGGCGTATTGTCGGTGTTTGCCACTTTCGTTGAACATGTTGCTCCAAAGATGCCTTTTCCTAGCTAGCCAAATTCCTGCGTATCCAGCACTCGTCGAGCGAAAGATGTGAGTTGTTGCTCCGCGCCTATAAACCTGATTATGCTCGTGAGATGTGGAGGGCGTTTGTGTGCCGGAGCCAGTGACCCTGAATGGCGCAGACAGGATGATCCTTGTTTGAAAGGCCCGAGCCAGCAATCGCTCGTCCAATCACATAACATAGAGCATCAAATGCGTATCTTGAGGACGGGCACGAGTTGCAGAAACACGGCACGAATCCGTCCCGGCCGGAGACGTCGTGTTGATCaaagcatcagcagcatgcTGCCCGAATCGTCTCCAGCCGCTCGCAAACCCGGGCATCTGCGGAATGCTGCGACTTGCATGCTTGCAGTACAGTCCTGAGTCCGATATGCAAGGTAGCTTCGTTGGCTAGGGTTGTTCTCAACGCTCATGCCTCGATCCGCGCcgctgttggtgctggtgctggtgctggtgctggtgctggtgctggtgctggtgctggtgctggtgctggtgctggtgttggGACCGACATGGCGGCAACGCGGCAGTGCCGTAGATCAACGCAAACGCCCGCATCTTCGCAAGCTGGAGAATGATCAGACAAGGCGCAGGGGTCCGGGTAGCTGACGATGTGCTTCTCGCATCAGCGCGCGTTGACCTGCGCACTAAGACAGGCACAGCATCTCAATGGGAACTGGATATGCAAACCGCCCTGTGGTACCGACAGCCTGGCCCAGAAGTGAAGCCACCCGCAGGCTCTAGTACCAGCTGGTCGTAGTTTGGTCACAAGCCTCGTCGTCCGATGTTGGCGTGCATCCCAGGATAAGCACAAAGCAGAGATGACGAGAAGGCGAGAATGCCAAAATGCCAAAATGCCGGAATGCCAGAACCCGTGGTCGTCGACCATCCTCAGGCGTCGAAACGTCCAAGTCTCAAGCCAAGGTGCCGAGTCAGGACATGGATTCGGTGTTTGGGCTTTGAGTCATCAATCAGCCAAAGAGAGCATGGTCCATGGGAACCCGAGGCGCGCCTTCCAAGCGATACGGCATATACTCAAATAAGAAGCACTTGCCTCGCTTTTTGCTTAGTCGAGCAGCCTTCCGTCCACAGCACGTTGCTACTGCCGGTTTCACGCAACCCCTGGGCAAAGGAGAGGTAAGTAGCCGTTTAAGGCATCAACTAGACCCCAATACCTACCCGATACCTACCCAACACCTCGTAGCTCAGCGCATTCTGTCTTTTGACGCTATTAAAAGCGCATGCCAAGCCTAATCATATGGCAGCTGCGGCCGCTCAAAGACATCCGTCAGGCTGTGTCGTCATCAGAGTCAGTTGCTTGGCCGCTCCGGACCGCCGGCGACTGTCCTCCGATCTTCAACTTCGCGCCTTGATGCCTTCTCATCTCTAACTTCTGACTTCTGATTTCTGACTTTGTGCTCT is drawn from Trichoderma atroviride chromosome 7, complete sequence and contains these coding sequences:
- a CDS encoding uncharacterized protein (TransMembrane:1 (o6-32i)), with the protein product MPRSAPLLVLVLVLVLVLVLVLVLVLVLVLVLGPTWRQRGSAVDQRKRPHLRKLENDQTRRRGPGS